One Aspergillus oryzae RIB40 DNA, chromosome 2 genomic window carries:
- a CDS encoding 40S ribosomal protein eS7 (40S ribosomal protein S7) yields MAAINKIALNSPSRQNPSELENAIAGALFDLESNTQDLKATLRPLQFVSAREVEVGHGKKAVIIFVPVPLLQGFHKIQQRLTRELEKKFSDRHVLFVAQRRILPKPKRSVNSRTNQKQKRPRSRTLTAVHDAILGDLVYPVEIVGKRIRTKEDGSKTLKVILDEKERGGVDHRLDAYGEVYRRLTGRNVVFEFPQSSASDF; encoded by the exons ATGGCTGCTATCAACAAGATCGCCCTCAACTCGCCCTCGAGGCAGAACCCCTCCGAGCTGGAGAACGCGATCGCCGGCGCTCTCTTCGACTTGGAGAGCAACACACAGGACCTGAAGGCCACCCTTCGTCCTCTGCAGTTCGTCTCTGCCCGTGAG GTTGAGGTCGGCCACGGCAAGAAGGctgtcatcatcttcgtcccTGTCCCTCTCCTCCAGGGCTTCCACAAGATCCAGCAGCG CCTGACCCGTGAGCTCGAGAAGAAGTTCTCCGACCGCCACGTCCTCTTCGTTGCTCAGCGCCGCATCCTGCCCAAGCCCAAGCGCTCTGTCAACTCCCGCACCAaccagaagcagaagcgTCCCCGTTCCCGCACTCTGACTGCTGTCCACGACGCCATCCTCGGCGACCTGGTCTACCCCGTTGAGATCGTCGGCAAGCGCATCCGCACCAAGGAGGACGGCAGCAAGACCCTCAAGGTCAtcctggatgagaaggagcgTGGTGGTGTTGACCACCGTCTCGATGCCTACGGCGAGGTCTACCGCCGTTTGACCGGCCGCAACGTCGTCTTCGAGTTCCCCCAGAGCAGCGCCTCTGACTTCTAG
- a CDS encoding Rab family GTPase (GTPase Rab5/YPT51 and related small G protein superfamily GTPases) — translation MSESTSTNTPKPSSSVKLVLLGEAAVGKSSLVLRFVNNDFQENKEPTIGAAFLTQKCSLPTRTIKFEIWDTAGQERFASLAPMYYRNAQAALVVYDVTKPSSLTKAKHWVAELQRQASPGIVIALVGNKLDLTNDGNEASGEPQADGEQQPPAATADGDDAAGEPQEEQDATPGDARKVSTREASSYADEEGLLFFETSAKTGVNVVEVFTAIANAIPESSLKSGRGAGAGTGQTTLGGGRPAEDSRVNLGDRSTATAKEGCAC, via the exons ATGTCTGAGTCAACTAGCACAAATACCCCGAAGCCGAGTAGTAGCGTGAAGCTGGTACTTTTGGGCGAGGCGGCGGTTGGAAAG TCATCGCTTGTTCTGCGATTTGTCAACAATGACtttcaagaaaacaaagagccGACTATTGGAG CTGCCTTCTTGACTCAAAAATGCTCCCTTCCGACCCGGACGATCAAGTTCGAAATCTGGGATACAGCCGGTCAGGAACGATTCGCCTCGCTTGCCCCCATGTACTACCGTAACGCCCAGGCGGCGCTGGTAGTCTACGATGTTACCAAACCATCTTCCCTTACAAAGGCCAAACACTGGGTCGCCGAACTACAGCGGCAAGCCAGCCCCGGGATTGTTATCGCTCTCGTCGGCAATAAGCTGGACTTGACAAACGACGGGAACGAAGCTTCTGGGGAGCCACAGGCGGATGGCGAACAGCAGCCCCCTGCTGCTACCGCTGACGGAGATGACGCGGCTGGTGAACCCCAGGAGGAGCAAGACGCCACGCCCGGAGATGCCCGGAAGGTCTCGACACGGGAGGCTAGTTCATATGCGGACGAAGAGGGCTTACTGTTCTTCGAGACTAGCGCTAAGACGGGTGTGAATGTTGTGGAGGTATTCACTGCAATTGCGAATGCTATCCCAGAGAGCAGTTTGAAGAGCGGACGCGGAGCTGGTGCCGGTACGGGCCAGACTACTTTGGGAGGTGGCCGTCCGGCGGAGGACTCACGAGTCAACCTGGGAGACCGATCTACTGCCACTGCCAAAGAAGGTTGTGCTTGTTAA
- the pmcB gene encoding putative calcium-translocating P-type ATPase(PMCA-type) (calcium transporting ATPase): MLTPNDNRQEGFLNPFAGTPANRESSVSPGSGQTDVSSAQPSSLSPDMASTLSPNRLSVQNAPPRSSHSSSPSLGGETLRSRADSTISCADTVVRSRANSAATTTKAVYDDVSVADALNPDARNEDDFIVQDNKFAFSPGQLNKMQNPKSLAAFQALGGLHGLERGLRTDLTAGLSVDEGHLEGTISFQEATSSENSHSKQQLSSITETPTSETDSQFQDHIRIFSQNRLPARKSTGFLKLLWLAYNDKIIILLTIAAIVSLSLGIYETVSGGSGVDWVEGVAICVAILIVTVVTAANDWQKERQFAKLNKRNNDREVKAVRSGKVSMISVFDITVGDVLHLEPGDSIPADGVLISGHGIKCDESSATGESDQMKKTDGYEAWRQITNGTATKKLDPFMISGGKVLEGVGTFLVTSVGRYSTYGRILLSLQENNDPTPLQVKLGKLANWIGWLGSGAAIVLFFALLFRFIAQLPDNPGSPAHKGKEFVDILIVAVTVIVVAIPEGLPLAVTLALAFATTRMVKENNLVRVFRACETMGNATVICSDKTGTLTQNKMTVVAGTLGSKSFGQDDNSSSSVTATETFKQLSSRTRDLIIKSIALNSTAFEEERDGSKEFIGSKTEVALLQLAKDYLGMDVTAERGSAEIVQLIPFDSARKCMGVVYREPTVGYRLLVKGAAEIMAGACSTKIADTDGLNGIAVDQFTQEDSRKVLNTIESYANKSLRTIGLVYRDFSNLSSWPPSYIKPSEEDSDVAQFEELFRDMTWVGVVGIQDPLRPEVPAAIEKCRTAGVQVKMVTGDNIATATAIASSCGIKTEDGIVMEGPRFRQLSDDEMDEVLPRLQVLARSSPEDKRILVARLKHLGETVAVTGDGTNDGPALKTADVGFSMGIAGTEVAKEASSIILLDDNFSSIVTAIAWGRAVNDAVAKFLQFQITVNITAVVLTFVSSLYSNDNQSVLSAVQLLWVNLIMDTFAALALATDAPTEKILHRKPAPKSASLFTVVMWKMILGQAVYQLAVTFMLYFAGSHILKDHLSAENGKKELATIVFNTFVWMQIFNEFNNRRLDNKFNIFEGMINCIMVGGQVMIVYVGGEAFGVTPLNSLQWGVCIICAIGCLPWAVVLRLIPDKPFGIALDFVVRTIALILRPISKALGFVGKMFKSAVRPVKRVTKRVFSKRQEEDIGRPDEEAAVMTDMKRQQTPEAPTTSVTVPPITITTS; the protein is encoded by the exons ATGCTAACCCCAAACGACAATCGTCAGGAGGGATTCTTGAACCCCTTCGCAGGGACCCCTGCAAACAGAGAA TCGTCCGTTTCTCCCGGGTCAGGGCAAACAGACGTATCGTCAGCCCAACCATCTTCATTATCACCAGACATGGCGTCGACTCTCAGTCCAAATAGACTATCAGTTCAGAATGCCCCCCCTCGATCATCACACTCATCATCACCTTCACTTGGTGGTGAAACTTTACGGTCAAGAGCAGACTCAACTATCTCTTGTGCAGATACTGTTGTCAGGTCAAGAGCAAACTCAGCAgctaccaccaccaaagctGTATACGATGACGTCTCAGTGGCAGACGCCTTGAACCCTGATGCTCggaatgaagatgatttcaTTGTACAAGATAATAAGTTCGCCTTCTCACCCGGCCAGCTTAATAAGATGCAAAATCCGAAGTCCCTTGCTGCTTTTCAGGCGCTTGGTGGCTTACATGGCCTAGAACGCGGCTTGCGGACAGATTTGACGGCTGGACTGTCCGTAGATGAGGGTCACCTAGAAGGCACCATTAGCTTTCAAGAAGCGACATCGTCTGAGAACTCCCACTCAAAACAACAATTGTCCTCAATTACAGAGACGCCTACATCCGAGACCGACTCACAGTTCCAGGATCACATACGCATCTTCAGCCAAAACAGACTGCCTGCTCGTAAGTCGACTGGCTTTCTGAAGTTGCTTTGGCTTGCATACAATGATAAAATTATTATCTTGCTTACTATCGCCGCGATTGTGTCACTGTCTCTGGGTATCTATGAGACCGTCAGTGGAGGCTCAGGGGTCGACTGGGTCGAAGGTGTTGCTATCTGCGTTGCGATATTGATTGTCACCGTTGTGACAGCCGCCAACGACTggcagaaagaaaggcaatttGCCAAGTTGAACAAACGT AACAACGACAGAGAAGTCAAGGCCGTCCGCTCGGGCAAGGTGTCCATGATTTCAGTTTTCGACATTACCGTTGGAGATGTTCTCCACCTTGAGCCAGGCGACTCTATCCCTGCTGATGGTGTCCTGATATCCGGTCACGGAATCAAGTGTGACGAGTCTTCTGCTACTGGCGAGTCAGACCAGATGAAGAAAACCGATGGATATGAAGCCTGGCGACAAATTACAAATGGTACTGCTACGAAGAAGCTCGACCCCTTCATGATTTCTGGCGGCAAGGTCCTTGAAGGTGTAGGGACCTTCCTAGTAACGAGCGTCGGACGATACTCAACCTATGGGCGCATCCTGTTGTCGTTGCAGGAGAACAATGATCCGACCCCTTTGCAAGTCAAGTTGGGGAAGCTTGCCAACTGGATCGGCTGGTTAGGCTCTGG CGCCGCAATCGTCCTATTCTTCGCATTACTTTTTAGATTTATTGCTCAACTCCCGGACAATCCTGGCTCTCCTGCGCACAAGGGAAAGGAATttgttgatattctcatCGTTGCTGTTACGGTGATTGTCGTCGCCATTCCTG AGGGTCTCCCACTGGCCGTAACTTTAGCACTCGCCTTTGCTACAACAAGGATGGTCAAAGAGAACAACCTTGTGCGCGTCTTTCGTGCTTGCGAGACGATGGGAAACGCCACGGTCATTTGCTCCGACAAGACAGGGACTCTTACCCAAAATAAAATGACTGTGGTCGCGGGGACACTGGGATCAAAGAGCTTCGGACAAGATGACAATTCCAGCTCTTCGGTGACCGCAACTGAAACTTTCAAACAGCTCTCCTCCAGAACGCGCGACCTGATCATCAAAAGCATTGCACTTAACTCGACCGCTTttgaggaggaaagggatgGCTCGAAGGAGTTTATCGGGAGTAAAACTGAAGTAGCATTGCTACAACTAGCTAAAGACTACCTCGGAATGGATGTCACCGCTGAACGTGGATCTGCAGAGATAGTTCAATTGATTCCCTTTGACTCCGCCCGCAAGTGCATGGGAGTGGTGTACCGGGAGCCTACAGTGGGCTATCGACTTCTCGTCAAGGGAGCTGCTGAGATCATGGCTGGAGCATGCTCGACGAAGATAGCTGATACGGATGGTCTCAACGGCATCGCTGTTGATCAGTTCACCCAGGAGGACAGCCGGAAGGTACTCAATACTATTGAATCCTATGCCAACAAATCTCTACGAACGATCGGGCTGGTCTATCGCGATTTTTCGAACCTTTCCAGCTGGCCTCCGAGCTATATCAAGCCCTCTGAAGAGGATTCAGATGTGGCTCAGTTCGAAGAGCTTTTCCGTGACATGACCTGGGTTGGTGTTGTAGGTATCCAGGATCCTCTCAGGCCCGAAGTACCTGCAGCTATTGAGAAGTGCCGTACCGCCGGTGTGCAAGTGAAGATGGTCACTGGTGACAACATAGCAACAGCCACCGCCATCGCATCGTCCTGTGGTATTAAGACAGAGGATGGAATTGTCATGGAAGGGCCTAGATTCCGCCAGCTGTCGGATGATGAAATGGACGAGGTGCTTCCACGACTTCAAGTTCTGGCCCGTTCATCGCCTGAGGATAAACGGATCTTAGTAGCACGGCTGAAGCATCTGGGAGAAACTGTGGCGGTAACTGGAGACGGTACCAACGATGGCCCTGCACTGAAAACCGCCGATGTTGGCTTCTCCATGGGTATCGCTGGTACAGAAGTTGCCAAGGAAGCCAGCTCCATTATTTTACTTGATGATAACTTCAGTTCGATCGTGACCGCAATCGCGTGGGGTAGAGCTGTGAACGATGCCGTGGCCAAATTTCTCCAGTTCCAGATCACGGTCAACATCACTGCTGTCGTCCTAACCTTTGTTTCGTCTCTCTACAGCAATGATAACCAAAGTGTCTTGAGCGCAGTGCAGCTGCTTTGGGTTAACCTGATTATGGATACCTTTGCAGCCCTCGCTCTCGCAACTGATGCACCGACGGAGAAAATCCTCCATCGCAAGCCCGCCCCGAAGAGTGCATCCTTATTTACTGTGGTcatgtggaagatgatcctCGGACAGGCAGTTTACCAGCTCGCCGTAACTTTCATGCTATACTTTGCCGGAAGTCACATCCTCAAGGATCATCTCAGTGctgaaaatggaaagaaagagctcgccaccatcgtcttcaacacTTTCGTGTGGATGCAGATTTTCAATGAGTTCAACAACCGAAGGCTTGACAACAAGTTTAATATCTTCGAAGGAAT GATCAATTGTATCATGGTTGGCGGCCAGGTCATGATCGTCTATGTCGGTGGTGAAGCTTTCGGCGTGACTCCCCTGAACAGCCTCCAGTGGGGTGTTTGTATCATCTGCGCGATCGGTTGTCTCCCTTGGGCAGTAGTTCTCCGCCTGATTCCCGACAAGCCGTTCGGGATCGCGCTCGACTTTGTTGTCAGAACCATAGCATTAATCCTGCGGCCTATCAGCAAGGCTCTGGGGTTTGTTGGCAAGATGTTCAAGTCTGCTGTGCGACCCGTTAAACGGGTTACCAAGCGAGTATTCAGCAAACGtcaggaagaagacattggTAGACCGGACGAAGAGGCTGCCGTTATGACGGATATGAAACGGCAGCAAACCCCCGAGGCGCCAACGACATCGGTCACAGTGCCTCCGATTACTATCACGACCTCTTGA
- a CDS encoding putative dynactin Arp1 p62 subunit RO2 (predicted protein), translating to MSRPFPYAYISCPCADTPVPDPARKRRSRETSHKSNPEDPNAPVPQDYDFEDERTFDPRSPRSNFSLYPPEQLLYCEDCHQIKCPRCITEEIVCWYCPNCLFETPSSMVRSEGNRGHSRCARNCFNCPICTAPLAVTTLENVTGGGSQQGPWVLSCGYCMWTTLDIGVKFDKPTNIRTQLSKMTDSSRGRQMSKTFSDLKSPLSTYSSIDDQFPSPSEMRGDDASPANEQSSGPLNPEARFQALKGFYKSQIASTSSLPNDPLADFGAGFSSPGALNRIMSLYTSSSRLGNLYGGTNKKPKSKPPVMREALTTSEGLRVPAPDAENALIRRMASDDCGWDGMASIEQRTFQSPDARFVEDLLPLPVLLRTKRSKRCKSCKHILVKPEFKPQSTRFRIRLIALSYIPLPTLKPLVPSPFAGLPSVTSGAAPNLDALSPLKTVQLQLTLKNHMFDPVRVTLATPSVTPGRVASKVTILCPQFDIGANSDVWDEALQGSTAPGDARASRSGTLGSTEKVAEAGKVWDKGRNWTTVVLEVVPGTLPGGGATGRNRMKQHYDDNDDDNDDSDADSDVNANALDWSGQTKDPNQQLQPDEDVLEIPVFVRMEWDSENQIDQEQSVGKGQNSDTVKRELAYWMVLGVGRISPEMGF from the exons ATGTCGCGTCCTTTCCCTTACGCCTACATCTCCTGTCCATGTGCCGACACTCCTGTTCCCGATCCAGCCAGAAAGCGGAGATCAAGAGAAACTTCCCACAAGTCCAATCCGGAGGACCCCAATGCCCCAGTTCCTCAGGATTATGACTTTGAAGATGAGCGCACGTTTGACCCGCGATCTCCCCGGTCCAACTTTTCTTTGTATCCACCGGAACAATTACTATACTGTGAGGACTGTCATCAGATCAAGTGTCCCCGATGTATAACGGAGGAGATTGTATGCTGGTATTGTCCTAACTGTCTGTTTGAGACGCCAAGTAGCATGGTTCGGAGCGAGGGGAATCG GGGTCATTCTAGATGCGCCAGGAACTGCTTCAATTGCCCCATATGCACTGCTCCGCTCGCAGTCACTACGTTGGAGAATGTCACCGGAGGTGGAAGCCAACAGGGCCCGTGGGTACTATCGTGCGGTTATTGCATGTGGACGACTCTAGACATCGGCGTTAAGTTCGATAAGCCCACCAACATCCGCACGCAACTATCCAAGATGACGGACTCTTCCCGGGGGAGACAGATGTCCAAGACCTTCAGCGACCTCAAGTCCCCGCTATCCACGTATTCTTCGATTGACGATCAATTCCCCTCGCCTAGCGAGATGAGAGGGGATGACGCCAGCCCGGCCAACGAGCAATCATCTGGGCCATTGAACCCAGAGGCGCGATTCCAGGCACTGAAGGGTTTCTACAAGAGTCAGATAGCATCAACCTCCTCATTACCTAACGACCCCTTGGCTGATTTCGGAGCTGGATTCTCCTCCCCGGGGGCTCTGAACCGCATCATGTCCCTCTACACATCGTCATCCCGCCTCGGCAATCTCTATGGCGGCACTAACAAAAAACCGAAATCCAAACCGCCAGTCATGCGAGAAGCTCTCACAACCAGCGAAGGACTAAGGGTGCCGGCGCCCGATGCAGAAAACGCACTAATCCGACGCATGGCATCCGACGACTGCGGATGGGACGGAATGGCTTCCATCGAACAGCGTACATTCCAATCCCCCGACGCACGATTCGTAGAAGATCTCCTCCCGCTGCCGGTGCTACTTCGCACAAAACGGTCGAAACGTTGCAAGTCGTGCAAGCATATCCTTGTCAAACCCGAGTTCAAACCGCAGTCGACCCGATTCCGCATCCGCCTCATCGCCCTCAGCTACATCCCCTTGCCAACCCTCAAACCCCTAGTCCCCAGCCCCTTTGCGGGGCTTCCGTCGGTCACATCCGGCGCCGCGCCAAACCTGGACGCCCTGTCACCGCTGAAAACCGTGCAGCTCCAGCTCACCCTGAAGAATCACATGTTTGACCCGGTACGGGTCACACTCGCCACGCCGTCGGTGACACCCGGGCGCGTGGCCTCAAAAGTCACCATCCTGTGTCCGCAATTCGATATCGGCGCTAACAGCGACGTGTGGGACGAGGCCCTGCAGGGTTCGACCGCTCCCGGGGACGCGCGCGCCTCCCGATCCGGCACCCTAGGCTCCACCGAGAAAGTCGCAGAGGCCGGAAAAGTGTGGGACAAGGGACGTAACTGGACCACCGTCGTCCTGGAGGTCGTACCCGGGACATTACCCGGCGGCGGTGCCACAGGACGTAACCGCATGAAACAACATTATGATGACAACGACGATGATAACGATGACTCCGATGCCGACTCCGACGTCAATGCGAACGCCCTGGATTGGAGTGGACAAACTAAGGACCCTAACCAACAGCTCCAGCcggatgaagatgtcctggAGATCCCTGTCTTTGTGCGGATGGAATGGGACTCTGAGAACCAGATCGATCAAGAGCAGTCTGTAGGTAAGGGGCAGAATTCAGACACGGTCAAGAGGGAATTGGCATATTGGATGGTGCTGGGGGTGGGGAGGATTAGCCCGGAAATGGGATTTTAG
- a CDS encoding uncharacterized protein (predicted methyltransferase) has translation MSLRQIFRPAVFSPRTFTYRATRTYASQTPGNPVLEIFNRKVKHVQKDRAAQNVEESRKTDYIKDEVAMRLCERLLDIKRDIPNVLDLGANSCNIARALTMPDIDPVNPNSPPLATRISNLTCVDTSHALLHRDADEPFNKEISIKREVIPDLESLPYAENTFDAVLSSLSIHWINDLPSLLAQVNSILKPDCPFIAAMFGGDTLFELRTSLQLADMERRGGVSPHVSPLADVRDVGGLLNKAGFKMLTVDVEDIVVEYPDTFALMQDLQSMGENNAILHRELGPMSRDVLLANEAIYRELHKEEESRGIPATFRLIYMIGWKEGEGQAQPLARGSGEVNLKDILGGGDFSNR, from the exons ATGTCTCTCCGCCAAATCTTCCGTCCGGCGGTGTTTTCACCCCGGACATTCACATACAGAGCCACCAGAACCTACGCCAGCCAAACACCCGGCAACCCCGTCCTGGAAATCTTCAACCGCAAAGTAAAACATGTACAGAAGGACCGCGCAGCCCAGAATGTTGAGGAGAGCCGGAAGACAGATTATATCAAAGATGAGGTAGCGATGCGGCTATGCGAGCGGTTACTG GATATAAAACGAGACATCCCGAATGTGCTCGACCTCGGCGCAAACAGCTGCAACATCGCTCGCGCCTTAACAATGCCCGACATCGACCCCGTCAACCCAAACTCACCACCCCTCGCAACCCGCATCTCGAACCTCACCTGCGTCGACACCTCGCATGCGCTTCTCCACCGCGATGCGGACGAGCCCTTCAACAAGGAGATTTCTATCAAGCGGGAGGTCATCCCCGACCTCGAGAGCCTTCCCTACGCGGAGAACACGTTCGATGCCGTCTTGTCTTCCCTCTCTATTCACTGGATCAACGATCTACCCTCGCTGCTGGCGCAGGTGAACTCTATTCTTAAGCCGGATTGTCCGTTCATTGCAGCTATGTTCGGTGGCGATACATTGTTTGAGCTCCGGACGTCGTTGCAGCTGGCGGATATGGAGCGACGCGGTGGTGTGAGTCCGCATGTTTCGCCACTGGCCGATGTGCGTGATGTAGGTGGACTGTTGAATAAGGCCGGGTTCAAGATGCTTACGGTTGATGTGGAGGACATCGTGGTGGAGTACCCGGATACGTTTGCTCTCATGCAGGACTTGCAGTCGATGGGCGAGAACAATGCTATCTTGCACCGGGAGTTGGGCCCGATGTCGCGTGATGTGTTACTCGCCAATGAGGCCATCTATAGGGAACTgcacaaggaagaagagtcgaGGGGCATCCCCGCGACGTTCAGGTTGATCTACATGATTGGGtggaaggagggagagggacAAGCTCAGCCTCTGGCCAGGGGAAGTGGAGAGGTCAATCTGAAGGATATTCTGGGCGGTGGTGATTTCTCTAATCGGTGA
- a CDS encoding actin-related protein 2/3 complex subunit 5 family protein (predicted protein), with amino-acid sequence MAQINYRTINIDVLDPESSVNFPMETLLPPTLPAPTTSSEAANVAAQVRQLLRSGDPEGALRAVLDTAPLGGDDRAKEVHLATVIEVLQGIRQGEMTKVLEGVCNGQGGSERADCLMKYLYKGMAAPGPSSGAQSPRKSVSPQNTGFSQIQARNLGEGGGGQQMSVLLSWHEKLVEVAGTGSIVRVMTDRRTV; translated from the exons ATGGCTCAAATCAACTATCGCACAATCAACATCGACGTGCTGGACCCGGAGTCCTCCGTCAACTTCCCCATGgaaaccctcctcccccctACCCTCCCAGCCCCGACCACATCCAGCGAAGCCGCAAACGTCGCCGCCCAGGTGCGCCAGCTACTCCGCAGCGGGGACCCCGAGGGAGCTCTGCGCGCTGTCCTCGATACGGCTCCGCTGGGCGGAGATGACCGCGCAAAGGAGGTGCACTTGGCTACCGTTATCGAGGTGTTGCAGGGAATTCGACAGGGCGAGATGACGAAGGTGTTGGAGGGGGTGTGCAATGGACAGGGCGGTTCCGAGCGGGCGGACTGCTTGATGAAGTATTT GTACAAGGGAATGGCGGCCCCTGGGCCTAGCAGCGGTGCGCAATCGCCTCGCAAATCGGTCTCCCCGCAGAACACCGGATTCTCGCAGATTCAGGCTAGGAACCTTGGcgaaggtggtggtggtcagCAAATGAGTGTTCTGTTGAGCTGGCATGAGaagttggtggaggtggcAGGAACTGGGTCGATCGTCCGTGTGATGACGGACCGGAGGACGGTCTAA